The following coding sequences lie in one Rutidosis leptorrhynchoides isolate AG116_Rl617_1_P2 chromosome 6, CSIRO_AGI_Rlap_v1, whole genome shotgun sequence genomic window:
- the LOC139852233 gene encoding tRNA wybutosine-synthesizing protein 2/3/4-like isoform X2, protein MEFEKRKKATLATMVSPEPDKSPKGDIDTPIIPLLKTLNSHPSYFTTSSCSGRISILSTPTTTTTTIKKKAKGGNWVFITHELANPNSVQNLIFPPITESTQFDNQENLVFRFEPLIIAVECRDVISAQKLVSLAISCGFRESGITNVNSKRVIVAIRCSIRLEVPLGDTHNIMVSKEYLNYLVLIANEKMEANRKRTDSFHDALLKSELFIVPPENGTAKGDLEIFNLDQDLGDKDCIMINGGVEDIQLTREVKDNKRLLEVPGLSLPIRPMVITAEPVEKLYLWGHSACTLETTDNVKKLLVFGGFGGMGRHARRKDLWVLDSVSGRLELVDVGSTPSARLGHAACLVEDLMFVIGGRADPKNVLNDVWVLSTTNFEWKQVQCNGIDFPQSHRHAAASIGSYIYVFGGIHNGSISSTMYRLDTRNLKWEELRVRGQNPSPRHSHTIVAVGSQLFTFGGYDGVKALDDLYSFDVLSCTWKKENMAGSTPYARFSHTMFVYKNYICVMGGCPIRQHYQELSVFQVGSSMWMRIKLDSIGEDLFVRCTTSIVGDDVIIVGGGASCYAFGTKFSEPMRINMLPLLKFFDEIEDQTNGHDEKGLTDGFDLISEGKYGKKMVPLVWVLRVDKKHAKPAKDILKKFGWLDVERKVYTQENRIYICFPITKEFVAIYQNKTPGLTEAADKVNEFDSKENLKVISSTRGLDLLVAFGARAHSDDFIKVRKTASSPLKVMKEAIASLLKDHNLPSTLLEQLPTRWERLGDIFVLPMTCFKDSAWDSLGNKLWLAVAESLGASRLARQGRISSNGTRDSGLEILVGDNGWVDHRENGVLYSFDATKCMFSWGNLSEKRRMGQLDCKDEVVVDLFAGIGYFTLPFLVKANAKMVYACEWNPHAIEALKRNLEVNGVADRCVVLEGDNRTTAPKEVADRVNLGLLPSSEDSWATAVRALRSKGGMLHVHGNVKDTEEDLWTEQVSNSIKDISRSEGYNWDVTIQHVERVKWYAPHIRHLVVDIRCKQIES, encoded by the exons ATGGAGTTTGAAAAGAGAAAAAAAGCAACTTTAGCCACCATGGTTTCGCCGGAGCCTGATAAATCACCAAAAGGAGATATAGATACACCAATAATTCCACTTTTGAAAACCCTTAATTCTCACCCATCTTATTTCACCACCAGTTCTTGCTCCGGCCGGATTTCAATCCtatcaaccccaacaacaaccaccaccactatCAAGAAAAAAGCTAAAGGTGGCAACTGGGTCTTCATTACCCATGAACTAGCTAACCCTAACTCGGTTCAAAATCTCATCTTTCCTCCTATTACTGAGTCAACTCAGTTTGACAATCAAGAAAACCTTGTTTTCaggtttgaacctttgattattgCTGTTGAATGTAGAGATGTTATTTCAGCTCAAAAGTTAGTGTCTTTAGCTATTTCTTGTGGGTTTAGAGAATCAGGGATTACTAATGTGAATAGTAAAAGAGTTATTGTTGCGATTCGATGTTCGATTAGGTTAGAAGTGCCGTTGGGCGATACCCATAACATAATGGTGTCAAAGGAGTATTTGAATTATCTTGTTTTGATTGCTAATGAGAAAATGGAAGCTAATAGGAAAAGAACTGATAGTTTTCATGATGCATTATTGAAGAGTGAGTTGTTTATAGTGCCGCCCGAGAATGGTACTGCTAAAGGTGATCTTGAGATCTTTAACTTAGATCAAGATTTGGGTGATAAAGATTGCATAATGATTAATGGTGGAGTGGAAGATATTCAACTTACTAGGGAAGTTAAAGATAACAAAA GGCTTCTAGAAGTTCCTGGACTGAGTCTTCCCATAAGACCGATGGTAATTACTGCCGAACCAGTCGAGAAGCTTTATTTGTGGGGCCATTCAGCTTGTACGCTTGAAACTACAGATAATGTCAAAAAGTTGCTTGTTTTTGGCGGTTTTGGAGGAATGGGAAGGCATGCACGGAGAAAAGATCTATGGGTTCTGGATTCAGTATCGGGTCGACTTGAATTAGTTGATGTTGGAAGTACTCCTTCTGCACGTTTGGGTCACGCAGCTTGTTTAGTAGAAGATCTTATGTTTGTTATTGGAGGTAGAGCCGATCCCAAGAATGTGCTAAACGACGTGTGGGTTCTTAGTACAACAAATTTCGAATGGAAACAGGTTCAATGTAACGGGATTGATTTTCCTCAAAG TCATCGACATGCAGCAGCCAGTATAGGGTCATACATCTATGTTTTCGGTGGAATTCACAACGGCAGTATCTCATCAACAATGTATAGGCTCGATACCCGCAACTTAAAATGGGAAGAATTACGTGTTAGAGGACAAAACCCGTCTCCTCGTCATTCACACACAATAGTCGCCGTTGGATCTCAATTATTTACATTTGGAGGATACGATGGGGTGAAAGCACTTGATGATCTTTATAGTTTTGACGTTCTTTCATGCACATGGAAGAAAGAAAACATGGCGGGAAGTACACCGTATGCACGGTTTTCGCACACCATGTTTGTctataaaaactatatttgtgtCATGGGTGGGTGTCCTATTAGACAACATTATCAAGAATTATCGGTATTTCAAGTGGGGTCCAGTATGTGGATGCGTATCAAGTTGGATTCTATTGGTGAAGACCTTTTTGTTCGATGCACGACTAGTATTGTTGGTGATGATGTTATTATCGTAGGTGGTGGTGCCTCTTGTTATGCATTTGGAACCAAGTTTAGTGAACcaatgagaataaatatgcttcccCTTTTGAAATTTTTTGATGAAATTGAAGATCAAACAAATGGTCATGATGAAAAGGGATTAACTGATGGGTTTGATTTGATTTCTGAGGGTAAATATGGTAAAAAGATGGTTCCTTTGGTTTGGGTTCTACGAGTCGATAAAAAGCATGCGAAACCAGCGAAGGATATATTAAAGAAGTTCGGATGGTTAGATGTAGAGAGAAAAGTATACACGCAAGAAAATCGAATATATATTTGTTTCCCGATCACCAAAGAATTTGTTGCAATATATCAAAATAAGACACCAGGATTAACTGAAGCAGCGGACAAGGTAAACGAATTCGATTCGAAGGAAAATTTGAAGGTTATTTCGAGTACCAGAGGCCTGGATCTTTTGGTTGCGTTCGGTGCAAGAGCACACTCTGATGATTTCATCAAAGTTCGAAAAACAGCAAGCTCTCCATTAAAAGTAATGAAAGAAGCTATTGCTTCTTTGTTGAAAGATCACAATTTACCATCAACTCTCTTGGAGCAACTACCCACAAG ATGGGAGCGATTAGGGGACATATTTGTTCTTCCGATGACTTGTTTTAAGGACTCTGCATGGGACTCACTAGGGAACAAGCTTTGGTTGGCGGTTGCTGAGTCACTTGGTGCTAGTCGCCTTGCTCGACAA GGCAGGATTTCATCTAATGGGACGAGAGATAGCGGGTTGGAGATTCTTGTTGGGGATAACGGGTGGGTTGACCATCGTGAAAACGGGGTTTTGTATTCGTTTGATGCTACTAAATGCATGTTCTCGTGGGGTAATCTTTCTGAAAAGCGTAGAATGGGGCAACTTGATTGCAAAGACGAAGTTGTCGTTGATTTGTTTGCCGGCATTGGATACTTTACGTTGCCTTTTCTTGTCAA GGCTAATGCAAAAATGGTGTATGCTTGTGAATGGAATCCTCATGCAATCGAAGCTCTGAAACGTAATCTTGAAGTAAATGGCGTGGCTGATCGGTGTGTCGTCCTTGAAGGAGATAATCGTACCACAGCACCTAAA GAAGTTGCTGATCGGGTCAATCTTGGTCTGCTTCCATCGAGTGAGGATAGCTGGGCAACTGCCGTTAGAGCATTAAG GAGCAAGGGTGGGATGTTGCACGTGCATGGCAACGTAAAAGATACCGAAGAAGATTTGTGGACCGAACAAGTCTCAAATTCCATTAAAGACATATCAAGATCCGAAG GTTATAATTGGGACGTAACAATACAACATGTAGAGCGAGTAAAATGGTATGCACCTCACATTCGTCATCTCGTGGTAGACATAAGATGCAAACAAATTGAATCCTAA
- the LOC139852233 gene encoding tRNA wybutosine-synthesizing protein 2/3/4-like isoform X1: MEFEKRKKATLATMVSPEPDKSPKGDIDTPIIPLLKTLNSHPSYFTTSSCSGRISILSTPTTTTTTIKKKAKGGNWVFITHELANPNSVQNLIFPPITESTQFDNQENLVFRFEPLIIAVECRDVISAQKLVSLAISCGFRESGITNVNSKRVIVAIRCSIRLEVPLGDTHNIMVSKEYLNYLVLIANEKMEANRKRTDSFHDALLKSELFIVPPENGTAKGDLEIFNLDQDLGDKDCIMINGGVEDIQLTREVKDNKSNGLLEVPGLSLPIRPMVITAEPVEKLYLWGHSACTLETTDNVKKLLVFGGFGGMGRHARRKDLWVLDSVSGRLELVDVGSTPSARLGHAACLVEDLMFVIGGRADPKNVLNDVWVLSTTNFEWKQVQCNGIDFPQSHRHAAASIGSYIYVFGGIHNGSISSTMYRLDTRNLKWEELRVRGQNPSPRHSHTIVAVGSQLFTFGGYDGVKALDDLYSFDVLSCTWKKENMAGSTPYARFSHTMFVYKNYICVMGGCPIRQHYQELSVFQVGSSMWMRIKLDSIGEDLFVRCTTSIVGDDVIIVGGGASCYAFGTKFSEPMRINMLPLLKFFDEIEDQTNGHDEKGLTDGFDLISEGKYGKKMVPLVWVLRVDKKHAKPAKDILKKFGWLDVERKVYTQENRIYICFPITKEFVAIYQNKTPGLTEAADKVNEFDSKENLKVISSTRGLDLLVAFGARAHSDDFIKVRKTASSPLKVMKEAIASLLKDHNLPSTLLEQLPTRWERLGDIFVLPMTCFKDSAWDSLGNKLWLAVAESLGASRLARQGRISSNGTRDSGLEILVGDNGWVDHRENGVLYSFDATKCMFSWGNLSEKRRMGQLDCKDEVVVDLFAGIGYFTLPFLVKANAKMVYACEWNPHAIEALKRNLEVNGVADRCVVLEGDNRTTAPKEVADRVNLGLLPSSEDSWATAVRALRSKGGMLHVHGNVKDTEEDLWTEQVSNSIKDISRSEGYNWDVTIQHVERVKWYAPHIRHLVVDIRCKQIES; the protein is encoded by the exons ATGGAGTTTGAAAAGAGAAAAAAAGCAACTTTAGCCACCATGGTTTCGCCGGAGCCTGATAAATCACCAAAAGGAGATATAGATACACCAATAATTCCACTTTTGAAAACCCTTAATTCTCACCCATCTTATTTCACCACCAGTTCTTGCTCCGGCCGGATTTCAATCCtatcaaccccaacaacaaccaccaccactatCAAGAAAAAAGCTAAAGGTGGCAACTGGGTCTTCATTACCCATGAACTAGCTAACCCTAACTCGGTTCAAAATCTCATCTTTCCTCCTATTACTGAGTCAACTCAGTTTGACAATCAAGAAAACCTTGTTTTCaggtttgaacctttgattattgCTGTTGAATGTAGAGATGTTATTTCAGCTCAAAAGTTAGTGTCTTTAGCTATTTCTTGTGGGTTTAGAGAATCAGGGATTACTAATGTGAATAGTAAAAGAGTTATTGTTGCGATTCGATGTTCGATTAGGTTAGAAGTGCCGTTGGGCGATACCCATAACATAATGGTGTCAAAGGAGTATTTGAATTATCTTGTTTTGATTGCTAATGAGAAAATGGAAGCTAATAGGAAAAGAACTGATAGTTTTCATGATGCATTATTGAAGAGTGAGTTGTTTATAGTGCCGCCCGAGAATGGTACTGCTAAAGGTGATCTTGAGATCTTTAACTTAGATCAAGATTTGGGTGATAAAGATTGCATAATGATTAATGGTGGAGTGGAAGATATTCAACTTACTAGGGAAGTTAAAGATAACAAAAGTAATG GGCTTCTAGAAGTTCCTGGACTGAGTCTTCCCATAAGACCGATGGTAATTACTGCCGAACCAGTCGAGAAGCTTTATTTGTGGGGCCATTCAGCTTGTACGCTTGAAACTACAGATAATGTCAAAAAGTTGCTTGTTTTTGGCGGTTTTGGAGGAATGGGAAGGCATGCACGGAGAAAAGATCTATGGGTTCTGGATTCAGTATCGGGTCGACTTGAATTAGTTGATGTTGGAAGTACTCCTTCTGCACGTTTGGGTCACGCAGCTTGTTTAGTAGAAGATCTTATGTTTGTTATTGGAGGTAGAGCCGATCCCAAGAATGTGCTAAACGACGTGTGGGTTCTTAGTACAACAAATTTCGAATGGAAACAGGTTCAATGTAACGGGATTGATTTTCCTCAAAG TCATCGACATGCAGCAGCCAGTATAGGGTCATACATCTATGTTTTCGGTGGAATTCACAACGGCAGTATCTCATCAACAATGTATAGGCTCGATACCCGCAACTTAAAATGGGAAGAATTACGTGTTAGAGGACAAAACCCGTCTCCTCGTCATTCACACACAATAGTCGCCGTTGGATCTCAATTATTTACATTTGGAGGATACGATGGGGTGAAAGCACTTGATGATCTTTATAGTTTTGACGTTCTTTCATGCACATGGAAGAAAGAAAACATGGCGGGAAGTACACCGTATGCACGGTTTTCGCACACCATGTTTGTctataaaaactatatttgtgtCATGGGTGGGTGTCCTATTAGACAACATTATCAAGAATTATCGGTATTTCAAGTGGGGTCCAGTATGTGGATGCGTATCAAGTTGGATTCTATTGGTGAAGACCTTTTTGTTCGATGCACGACTAGTATTGTTGGTGATGATGTTATTATCGTAGGTGGTGGTGCCTCTTGTTATGCATTTGGAACCAAGTTTAGTGAACcaatgagaataaatatgcttcccCTTTTGAAATTTTTTGATGAAATTGAAGATCAAACAAATGGTCATGATGAAAAGGGATTAACTGATGGGTTTGATTTGATTTCTGAGGGTAAATATGGTAAAAAGATGGTTCCTTTGGTTTGGGTTCTACGAGTCGATAAAAAGCATGCGAAACCAGCGAAGGATATATTAAAGAAGTTCGGATGGTTAGATGTAGAGAGAAAAGTATACACGCAAGAAAATCGAATATATATTTGTTTCCCGATCACCAAAGAATTTGTTGCAATATATCAAAATAAGACACCAGGATTAACTGAAGCAGCGGACAAGGTAAACGAATTCGATTCGAAGGAAAATTTGAAGGTTATTTCGAGTACCAGAGGCCTGGATCTTTTGGTTGCGTTCGGTGCAAGAGCACACTCTGATGATTTCATCAAAGTTCGAAAAACAGCAAGCTCTCCATTAAAAGTAATGAAAGAAGCTATTGCTTCTTTGTTGAAAGATCACAATTTACCATCAACTCTCTTGGAGCAACTACCCACAAG ATGGGAGCGATTAGGGGACATATTTGTTCTTCCGATGACTTGTTTTAAGGACTCTGCATGGGACTCACTAGGGAACAAGCTTTGGTTGGCGGTTGCTGAGTCACTTGGTGCTAGTCGCCTTGCTCGACAA GGCAGGATTTCATCTAATGGGACGAGAGATAGCGGGTTGGAGATTCTTGTTGGGGATAACGGGTGGGTTGACCATCGTGAAAACGGGGTTTTGTATTCGTTTGATGCTACTAAATGCATGTTCTCGTGGGGTAATCTTTCTGAAAAGCGTAGAATGGGGCAACTTGATTGCAAAGACGAAGTTGTCGTTGATTTGTTTGCCGGCATTGGATACTTTACGTTGCCTTTTCTTGTCAA GGCTAATGCAAAAATGGTGTATGCTTGTGAATGGAATCCTCATGCAATCGAAGCTCTGAAACGTAATCTTGAAGTAAATGGCGTGGCTGATCGGTGTGTCGTCCTTGAAGGAGATAATCGTACCACAGCACCTAAA GAAGTTGCTGATCGGGTCAATCTTGGTCTGCTTCCATCGAGTGAGGATAGCTGGGCAACTGCCGTTAGAGCATTAAG GAGCAAGGGTGGGATGTTGCACGTGCATGGCAACGTAAAAGATACCGAAGAAGATTTGTGGACCGAACAAGTCTCAAATTCCATTAAAGACATATCAAGATCCGAAG GTTATAATTGGGACGTAACAATACAACATGTAGAGCGAGTAAAATGGTATGCACCTCACATTCGTCATCTCGTGGTAGACATAAGATGCAAACAAATTGAATCCTAA